From a region of the Nitrospira sp. genome:
- a CDS encoding toll/interleukin-1 receptor domain-containing protein, with the protein MRIFISYASEHRQIADRLALGLRGEGHEVFLDRDQLPPGEPYDSRIREAINLCDLMVFLISPESVAQGSYALTEMGFAREKWNSPAGHVLPVLVAHTKIDDVPPYLRAVTILSPSGELIAEVLGQIAKFSGRQNVILAGLSEDAKSLLEASDGQIGFLQFGMGASVVAGDTEFMIDPRSHREQVRWKAAIDELIMNKLLENPTSPRAEFFTMTKRGYDVADEIRAKTKTKP; encoded by the coding sequence ATGCGGATTTTTATTTCTTATGCAAGTGAGCATCGTCAGATTGCGGACCGGCTCGCGCTGGGACTACGCGGTGAAGGGCATGAGGTCTTTTTAGATCGCGATCAGCTCCCTCCGGGAGAGCCTTACGACTCTCGTATCCGTGAAGCCATCAACTTGTGCGATTTGATGGTGTTCTTAATTAGCCCTGAATCGGTGGCTCAGGGATCATACGCCCTTACCGAGATGGGATTCGCCCGGGAAAAATGGAATAGTCCCGCAGGACACGTCCTCCCGGTTCTTGTCGCCCATACAAAAATTGACGACGTACCACCCTACTTACGTGCGGTGACCATCCTGTCCCCTTCGGGCGAGTTGATCGCAGAAGTACTTGGTCAGATCGCTAAGTTCTCTGGACGCCAAAATGTCATACTGGCCGGACTCAGCGAAGATGCGAAAAGCCTTTTGGAGGCAAGCGATGGACAAATTGGCTTTCTGCAGTTTGGGATGGGTGCGTCCGTCGTAGCAGGGGATACAGAATTCATGATAGATCCAAGGAGCCATCGCGAACAAGTCCGCTGGAAAGCGGCCATTGACGAACTTATCATGAATAAGTTACTCGAAAATCCTACTAGCCCACGTGCTGAGTTTTTCACGATGACGAAACGCGGTTACGACGTTGCTGACGAGATCAGGGCCAAGACCAAAACCAAACCATAG